One Campylobacter concisus DNA segment encodes these proteins:
- a CDS encoding TRAP transporter small permease — protein sequence MKNFINALDILIVSLNKTIAVLGLASGTLLAFANVVARYFFDKSWSWASELSNYLFIWSAFFAAAYGFNKGIHVSVTILVEKFPPVLAKACLLFSHILTTAFLIFIAVYSVDYLKILHEIEQMIIDLGIPQWVPMLVLPIAFVTASYRSAEKAIKVALTPAVQVVNNEAHELAHGSVVKD from the coding sequence ATGAAGAATTTCATTAACGCTCTTGATATATTGATAGTCTCGCTTAATAAAACTATCGCCGTTTTAGGGCTAGCTAGTGGAACGCTACTAGCCTTTGCCAACGTCGTGGCTAGATACTTTTTTGATAAAAGCTGGTCATGGGCGAGCGAGCTATCAAACTACCTCTTCATTTGGTCGGCGTTTTTTGCCGCAGCGTATGGCTTTAACAAGGGCATCCACGTAAGCGTAACTATCTTGGTGGAGAAATTTCCACCAGTGCTTGCAAAGGCGTGCTTACTCTTTTCGCACATCTTAACAACTGCCTTTTTGATATTTATCGCGGTTTATTCGGTTGATTATCTTAAAATTTTGCACGAGATCGAGCAGATGATCATAGACCTTGGCATACCTCAATGGGTCCCTATGCTAGTGCTTCCAATAGCCTTCGTCACAGCTAGCTACCGCTCGGCTGAAAAGGCTATCAAAGTGGCTCTTACACCTGCAGTACAAGTAGTAAATAACGAAGCGCACGAGCTAGCTCACGGTAGCGTAGTCAAAGACTAA
- the sodB gene encoding superoxide dismutase [Fe], whose product MFELRKLPFDANANAVVSAKTCEYHYGKHHATYVANLNNLIKDTKFADASFYEILKNSEGGLYNNVAQVYNHDFYWDCIAKKSEMSGELKAAIEANFANFKEEFLKAATTLFGSGWAWLVFDPSSKKLEIVQTSNAKTPVSDGKVPLLVVDVWEHAYYIDNFNARPKYLETFYENINWEFVSQAYEWALKEGLGSVEFYTKELHK is encoded by the coding sequence ATGTTTGAACTAAGAAAACTTCCGTTTGACGCAAATGCCAATGCAGTAGTAAGTGCTAAGACCTGTGAATACCACTATGGCAAGCACCACGCGACCTATGTTGCAAATTTAAACAATCTCATAAAAGATACAAAATTTGCTGACGCATCATTTTATGAAATCCTAAAAAATAGCGAAGGCGGCCTTTACAACAACGTCGCTCAAGTTTATAACCACGACTTTTACTGGGACTGCATCGCTAAAAAAAGCGAGATGTCTGGCGAGCTAAAAGCTGCGATCGAAGCAAATTTCGCAAACTTTAAAGAGGAATTTTTAAAAGCAGCTACAACGCTTTTTGGCTCAGGCTGGGCGTGGCTTGTATTTGATCCAAGCAGCAAAAAGCTAGAGATCGTGCAAACTAGCAACGCAAAAACTCCAGTGAGCGATGGCAAAGTGCCACTTTTAGTCGTTGATGTTTGGGAGCACGCTTATTACATCGACAACTTCAACGCTCGCCCAAAATACCTAGAGACATTTTATGAGAACATAAACTGGGAATTCGTAAGCCAAGCTTACGAATGGGCGCTAAAAGAGGGTCTTGGCTCAGTTGAGTTTTACACAAAAGAGCTACATAAATAA
- a CDS encoding DctP family TRAP transporter solute-binding subunit — MKFLQALLFTCAISGLAFGADKVYTIKFAHVVAASTPKGKAADFFAKRAEELSGGKIKVQVFPSAQLLDDDRVFGALKLGNVQMAAPSFSKFTPIVPQFQLFDLPFIFKDADHLHKVQDGAVGEELKGLVTKKGFVALDYWDAGFKHFSSSKKPILTPEDAKGQKFRIQSSKVLEEQIKAIGGNPQVLPFSEVYSALQQGVVDATENPLSNFYNSKFHEVQSSLTLSHHGYLGYLVVMSDKFWNKLPDDLKANVKQALSEATAYEREETAKEDAHVIAQLEKYIAETKKLEIFKIDDAQKAEWQKVMQAIYPKFYDVIGKELIEKTIETK; from the coding sequence ATGAAATTCTTACAAGCTTTACTTTTTACATGTGCCATCAGTGGCTTAGCATTTGGTGCTGATAAGGTCTATACGATCAAATTTGCTCACGTTGTCGCAGCTTCTACGCCAAAGGGCAAGGCGGCTGACTTTTTTGCAAAGCGTGCTGAGGAGCTAAGTGGCGGCAAGATAAAAGTTCAAGTCTTCCCATCAGCTCAGCTACTTGATGATGATAGAGTTTTTGGCGCGCTAAAGCTTGGCAACGTTCAAATGGCAGCTCCAAGTTTTTCTAAATTTACACCTATCGTGCCGCAGTTTCAGCTATTTGACCTACCTTTCATCTTTAAGGATGCAGACCACCTTCACAAGGTTCAAGACGGTGCAGTTGGCGAGGAGCTAAAAGGCCTTGTGACTAAGAAGGGCTTTGTAGCGCTTGATTACTGGGATGCTGGATTTAAGCACTTTAGCTCAAGCAAAAAACCTATCCTCACTCCAGAAGATGCAAAAGGACAAAAATTTAGAATCCAAAGCTCAAAAGTACTTGAAGAGCAGATCAAAGCGATCGGTGGCAACCCACAAGTTCTACCATTTTCAGAGGTTTATTCTGCGCTTCAACAAGGCGTAGTTGATGCTACTGAAAACCCACTTTCAAATTTCTATAACTCTAAATTTCACGAGGTTCAAAGCTCACTTACACTTTCTCACCACGGATATCTAGGCTATCTAGTTGTTATGAGTGATAAATTTTGGAACAAACTACCAGATGATCTAAAGGCAAATGTAAAACAAGCTCTAAGCGAAGCTACAGCTTACGAGAGAGAAGAGACAGCTAAAGAGGACGCTCACGTCATAGCTCAGCTTGAAAAATATATAGCAGAGACTAAAAAGCTAGAAATTTTCAAGATCGACGACGCACAAAAAGCTGAATGGCAAAAAGTTATGCAGGCTATCTATCCTAAATTTTACGATGTCATCGGCAAAGAGCTTATAGAAAAGACAATCGAGACAAAATAA
- a CDS encoding TRAP transporter large permease, translating to MTIAFLFILLFALMLIGVPVAVSLGTSTVLTMIFFTDIDIATIPQLIFDGINKFSLMAIPMFILAGNLLSKGGSARRIIDFAKSMVGHLPGGLPMSAIFACIIFAAVSGSSPATVVAIGSIMFAAIKEAGYPKEYAVGGITTAGSLGILIPPSVVMIVYGVTAEVSIGKLFMAGVVPGLMLGGMMLAQTYVGAKKLGFKATKAEPFKVRVQKFAKAFWALLIVVVVIGGIYGGIFTPTEAAAASAVYALFISLFIYRDIKIKDLWDICLDSALTTAMIFFIIANAVVFAYLLTSEQIPQAIASMILDANIGMIGFLIFVNILLFIMGQFMEPSSVIMIMVPLLLPIATQLGVDPIHFGIILVVNMEIGMVTPPVGLNLFVASGLTNMNLKEVIMACLPWTLTLFFGLILVTYIPQISLWLPNIMYGH from the coding sequence ATGACAATAGCATTTTTATTTATCCTACTTTTTGCACTGATGCTAATAGGCGTGCCAGTGGCGGTTTCGCTAGGTACAAGTACTGTTTTAACGATGATATTTTTTACAGATATCGACATCGCTACGATCCCGCAGCTAATTTTTGATGGTATCAATAAATTTTCGCTAATGGCGATCCCTATGTTTATCTTGGCTGGAAATTTACTAAGTAAAGGCGGCTCAGCAAGACGTATCATCGACTTTGCAAAGTCTATGGTCGGACACTTGCCAGGCGGTCTTCCTATGAGTGCGATATTTGCCTGCATCATCTTTGCTGCAGTCTCTGGAAGCTCGCCTGCGACAGTTGTGGCTATTGGCTCAATTATGTTTGCAGCGATAAAAGAGGCTGGCTATCCAAAAGAGTACGCAGTGGGCGGCATAACTACGGCTGGCTCGCTTGGAATTTTGATCCCGCCTTCAGTTGTTATGATCGTGTACGGCGTAACGGCAGAGGTTAGCATCGGTAAGCTCTTTATGGCAGGCGTTGTGCCAGGTCTAATGCTTGGTGGCATGATGCTTGCTCAGACCTACGTCGGTGCAAAAAAGCTTGGCTTTAAAGCGACTAAGGCTGAGCCATTTAAAGTAAGAGTGCAGAAATTTGCAAAAGCATTTTGGGCACTTCTAATCGTCGTTGTGGTTATTGGTGGAATTTATGGAGGCATATTCACTCCGACAGAAGCTGCTGCGGCAAGCGCGGTCTATGCGCTATTTATCTCACTTTTTATCTATAGAGATATAAAGATAAAAGATCTTTGGGATATCTGCCTAGACTCAGCCCTTACAACAGCTATGATATTTTTCATCATCGCAAATGCCGTTGTTTTTGCTTATTTGCTAACTAGCGAGCAGATCCCGCAAGCGATCGCTTCGATGATACTTGACGCAAATATCGGCATGATAGGATTTTTGATATTTGTAAATATATTGCTCTTTATCATGGGTCAGTTTATGGAGCCTTCAAGCGTTATCATGATCATGGTGCCGCTCTTGCTTCCGATAGCTACGCAGCTTGGCGTTGATCCTATTCACTTTGGTATTATCTTGGTTGTAAATATGGAGATAGGTATGGTGACTCCGCCTGTTGGACTAAATTTATTTGTCGCAAGCGGTCTTACAAATATGAACCTAAAAGAGGTTATCATGGCGTGCTTGCCATGGACGCTAACCTTGTTCTTTGGTCTTATCTTGGTTACTTATATACCACAAATTTCACTTTGGCTACCAAACATAATGTATGGACATTAA
- a CDS encoding GGDEF domain-containing protein, translating into MPKISLYISQKIIVFSLLAVHTFYLVIFCLMGEEILAVANILSVSIYLFALKILFDSEENNKIVMFILQVEILLHASLCVFILGLGWGFEILFLTSTISLFFLSVSFKMLSRLISLLDIAAFLLFYLVIDIPAKDDTLYKEIFFVFNLTASCVFAVLTSFLLESSNLFIFLGILEEKESAKAVFNHDPLTGLLNRASMQQIFRQKNLFDGNDFAIVMCDIDNFKKINDTYGHGAGDEVLKSLSKIFKNAFRNEDRVARFGGEEFLAVIFDVKKAKAVSILERIRETLNQNVVEFENNRIIATMTFGVVAHSGNTEVNIERMIKQADELLYVGKRNGKNIVMSADYDPRG; encoded by the coding sequence ATGCCTAAAATTTCACTTTATATCTCACAAAAGATCATCGTCTTTTCGCTCCTAGCTGTACATACTTTTTACCTAGTTATATTTTGCCTCATGGGCGAAGAAATTTTGGCTGTGGCAAATATCCTATCTGTTAGTATATATCTTTTTGCACTAAAGATACTCTTTGATAGCGAAGAAAACAACAAGATCGTGATGTTTATCTTGCAAGTAGAAATTTTACTTCATGCCTCACTTTGCGTCTTTATCCTTGGACTGGGCTGGGGCTTTGAAATTTTATTTTTAACATCGACAATTAGCCTCTTTTTCTTATCAGTTAGCTTTAAAATGTTAAGCAGACTTATCTCTTTGCTAGATATCGCGGCATTTTTGCTTTTTTATCTAGTGATAGATATACCAGCAAAAGATGATACTTTATATAAAGAGATATTTTTTGTATTTAACCTGACTGCATCTTGCGTGTTTGCCGTCCTAACATCATTTTTGCTAGAGAGCTCAAATTTATTTATATTCTTAGGCATCTTAGAAGAGAAAGAGTCTGCTAAGGCTGTCTTTAACCACGACCCACTAACTGGGCTTTTAAACCGCGCTTCGATGCAACAAATTTTTAGACAAAAGAATTTATTTGACGGCAATGACTTTGCTATCGTGATGTGTGACATCGACAACTTTAAAAAGATAAACGACACCTACGGACACGGAGCAGGCGATGAAGTGCTAAAGAGCCTTTCTAAAATTTTCAAAAACGCTTTTAGAAATGAAGACAGGGTTGCAAGATTTGGCGGCGAGGAATTTCTAGCTGTTATATTTGATGTTAAAAAGGCAAAAGCAGTTAGCATCTTAGAGCGTATCAGAGAGACACTTAATCAAAATGTCGTTGAATTTGAAAACAATAGGATCATAGCGACGATGACATTTGGTGTCGTGGCACATAGTGGCAACACTGAGGTAAATATCGAGCGTATGATCAAGCAAGCTGACGAGCTACTTTACGTTGGTAAGCGAAATGGTAAAAATATCGTTATGAGTGCGGATTATGATCCAAGAGGATAA